Proteins from a genomic interval of Neodiprion lecontei isolate iyNeoLeco1 chromosome 2, iyNeoLeco1.1, whole genome shotgun sequence:
- the LOC107216815 gene encoding uncharacterized protein LOC107216815, translating into MRRNENLSQELQEDTGNKLPRKESILDIRPAYNCIHKHLKQTDVFQEKAKRTLWKERLEIEIMNSRISCINKLLRPEAPQSQWRKSRSPKVFYRDGNAIKA; encoded by the exons ATGCGTAGGAATGAAAATCTTTCCCAAGAGTTACAAGAGGACACTGGTAAT AAACTGCCTCGAAAAGAGAGTATATTGGATATCAGGCCAGCTTATAACTGCATTCACAAACAC ttGAAGCAAACTGACGTGTTTCAAGAAAAGGCCAAGAGAACG TTGTGGAAAGAGCGTCTCGAGATTGAAATAATGAACAGCAGAATATCCTGCATCAACAAACTTCTGAGACCAGAG GCGCCGCAGTCTCAATGGCGAAAATCAAGATCGCCAAAAGTTTTTTACCGCGATGGAAACGCAATAAAAGCATAA